One genomic window of Gossypium hirsutum isolate 1008001.06 chromosome D11, Gossypium_hirsutum_v2.1, whole genome shotgun sequence includes the following:
- the LOC107910962 gene encoding uncharacterized protein, producing the protein MWQMFGGIVATGENAWAPSSGVLPSGVPMGDDAPNEGFGDSDEHSNENEGIPPDEIPSNPSHEIPNRRKQTLGTVHGKGKKSSSSRKSSRNTLTTQIEKLCESMASPRKSVNEIIFPHSQYTISNAMDALRALGDEIPKRDELYYFATKMFQIPVKREMFLNLDPDDRVWWLRREYAEQNPIASFSSLVATSSFSFQPYHQPPPPSAP; encoded by the coding sequence atgtgGCAAATGTTTGGTGGCATTGTAGCCACCGGAGAGAACGCATGGGCACCTTCGTCTGGTGTTCTTCCAAGTGGGGTTCCTATGGGAGATGATGCACCTAATGAGGGATTTGGTGATTCAGATGAACATAGTAACGAGAATGAAGGTATTCCCCCTGATGAGATACCATCAAACCCTTCTCATGAAATCCCTAATCGAAGAAAGCAAACACTTGGGACTGTACACGGTAagggaaaaaaatcaagttcaagtagaaaatcatcaagaaatacattaactactcagattgagaaattgtgtgagagtatggctagtccaaggaagtcagtgaatgaaattatttttcctcactctcaatatactatttcaaatgcaatggatgctttgcgtgctttgggagatgaaattccaaaaaGAGATGAATTGTACTATTTTGCCACCAAAATGTTCCAAATACCGGTGAAAcgagaaatgtttttgaacttagatccagatgatagggtttggtggcttcgacgtgagtatgctgaacaaaatccaattgcatcattttcatccttgGTAGCAACATCCTCATTTTCCTTCCAACCATACCATCAACCACCTCCACCATCAGCTCCTTAG